Part of the Paenibacillus terrae HPL-003 genome is shown below.
TTCCGTAGTGGAGGGAAACAGGAATACATCCGCTGCGGCGTATAGCTCCGCTAATTCCTGTCCTTTCACAAAGCCAAGCCATTGGACTGCATGCTCTGGCATCCCCATGTCTGCCGCTGTTTTGACCTTGTACAGTGGACCGTCTCCTGCAATGACCAACACAGATTCTGCCCGGACATCGTCCGGCAACTGGAGGTAAGCATCCAGTAAGGTGTCTATTCCCTTTTCCGGTGCAAGTCTGCCGACATATAAAATAACGAATGCGTCTGCACGAACGCCCCATTTTCTCCATACTGCGTGACGATCCACTTTAGGTTGGAAGCGATGGGTATCAATGCCCCTGCCCCAGATTTCGAGTTGACTCATTCCTTTACTGTGCAATAACTCCATGGTTGAACGAGAGGGTACGTACACCCTTTCACAATGTCTGTGAAACCAGAGCATGTATTTCCATAAGGCAGGTTCAAGCCAGCGAAGCTTGTAATATTCGAGGTATTTATCAAAGTGGGTATGATATGAGGCGACGAGTGGAATATGGTGTTTGGCTGCGTAGCTTGTTCCGTACAGGCCAAGGTTAAAGGGGGTAGCGACATGAATCAGGTGCGGGGAAAAGGCGGACAAACGGTCGTTGATTTGTTTGGCGTTGGGGATCGCAAGTCTGCATTCCCGATACAACAAAAAAGGAATGCTCCGAAACCGTTCTACACCCGGCCCTGAGGGCAGACGGTGGTCTGCCTCCGGTGCGAAGACGAGCGTAGATACCCCATGTTTCTCCAGATAGCCAATCCATCGTTCCAGTGTTAGGGCAGCGCCATTTACGTCAGGCGCATACGTGTCCGTAAATAATGCGACTCGAAGCATGCCTTCATTCCTCCTCCGCCATTCTCATTTATCCTATGACGATCCAGGGGAGTCCGCTTGGAGGCTCCGGCTTATATTGTGGCATGATTTTGTTTACGGGCTTGCCGGGTTTTGTAAAAGCTGACCCACGGACGGGCGGTTTTCTCGGAACATCCAATAGTAGACGAGGGAGGACAAAATATAAAACACACCTGTCATGCTGAATGTGATGGCATAGCCCCAGTAGTTGCCGTAGGTCGTAACCAGATAGGCCTGTACAGGTCCCATGCCTGCGGTGCCGAGCATCCAGGTCGTCTGGAGAACCGAGTTGGCAATGCCTCGGTTCTTATCCGATACACGTTCCACCAGAATGGCGGTTTGCAGCGGATTGGCCGCATTCATCAAGGCTTGCCTGAATAGAAAGCTGATCGAAGCAATCCAGAGGACATTCGTGAAGCCGGTAATCAGGAGAAACGGGAGCGAGAGCAGTTGAAAGCCAACGACAGCCTTGACCAGTCCGATCCGGCTGCCAAGCGTAGGCCCGATCAGCATGGAGAGGATCGTCATCAGTTGACCGAGAGCAATCAGCAAACTCATCGCACTGAGCGATACGGAAAAGCGGTTCGTAAAATACAAATTGAGGTACGGGATGACCAGACCTGAGCCCAACCCGAGAAAAAACTGGGCAAGAACAAATTGTCCGATGACTCGGGTATCCGAAGAAGCAGCAGGAGCAGGTGGTACTGGTAAAGCGGTCGTGGCTTCCGCCGTCACTGTTTCAGGTGTCGGTTTGGCGAGGGATGCTTCTTCTTCGACGTGAGAGGCTTCTGTCATGAACAATAATGGAATAAAAGCCATCAAAGTTGCCGTTCCTCCGAGGAACAGGGCGACCCGCAGACTGGAGAGCTGTGTGATCCCCCACGTTTGCAGCCCATCCGCAAGTACACCACCGCCAAAGCTCCCCATGACCTGTGCTGCGAGTACAAGAGCCGAGTAATAGCTGAATATTTTCAAGCGTTGGGCTTTGCTGATGCTTTCCGCTAAAAAGGGTACAGCCAGCACCTGAATAAAGGCGGCGAATACACCCGAAACGACGGCGAAAACCAGCATACTGCCACTGGTATCCGTAAAGGTACGGATGAGAAAGGCGACACCGCTGAATAATGCACCGATGACCAGCATGTGTTTGCGGCTCCTCCGATCCCCTAAAAAACCGACCGGAATAAACAGCAAGGCTGTAGCCAGTGCTTGCATGCTCACTACTCGGCCATTCATGTCATCCCCGAAGCCAAGCCCCTGGATATACAGATTATATAGAACGGAAAACATTCCAGTACCCATCTGATACAGCAGATTGGCGATAAAAAACAATCGGATATTACGCGGCCACTTTCGAGGCTCGTCTAACATTTTGCTAATCCATGGCACGATGCGGTCCTCCTGTGACGTTGATGCAGATAAGTTGATGCTGTTGATATGTATTCTAGCAGGAACCGTGCATTTCATAAATATTACTTGTCTCCGATTTTTTTGGGGTAATAATAAAGCATGGACTTTACATTGAATTTTCTTTATAGTAATTCGGTATGAATAAATTTGAAGGGTAAGCAGGAGGGATGGCTTTGGCTTTTGGAGCACGGGTGTTAAAAACGGGAATCGCAGTGACGCTCGCCCTTTTTTTGAGCACGCTCTTGAATACCCATTCGCCTGTGGGGGCAGCGATAGCCGCTATTTTTGCCATGCAACCATCGATTTACAGGTCGTGGCGTTATTTTCTGGATCAACTCCAAACAAGCACATTGGGTGCAATCATGGCGTTGGTGGGCGGAATGGTGTTTTCAAATGAACCGATTGCGGTCGGATTGGTATGTGTACTGGTACTTATGATATGTCTGAAAATAAATATGGCTGATACGGTAGGTTTGACACTCGTTACCGTTGTTTCTGTAATGGAGGCTTCCGGTGACTGGAAGTTTGCGGTGACCCGTTTTGTGCTCACCTTAATCGGGATAGTTTCTGCTTTTGTCATTAATGTTACTGTTTTTCCCCCGAAACCAAAAAGGCAGTTTATCAATCAGATTCAGAGTGTGTTTAACAGTATGTCCTTGCTGCTGCGCACCGCTATTTCCGATGAGATTAAGGAGTCTGTCTTTAAAGAGGAAAAAGGCAATTTGGAGGGAGCCATAAAATCGCTATCGGATAAATATCATTTGTTCGAGGAAGAGCAGAAGAAGCTCAAGCGCTCCCGGTTCAGTCAGACGAGACAGATGGTGGTATACAAGCAAATGCTCGGAAGTTTGCATAAAGGGTATGAGGTACTGGACGCGGTGGAAAGGCACTATTTCCAGTCTGTGCGACCGAAGGGAACGGATGCGTTTTTTGATGGTCATCTGGAGCTGCTGATCCGGTTCCATGAACATGCGCTGCTGAAGTTTGAAGATAAGCTGAAACCGAACGAGGACGAAAGCGAAATGTTCCAGCAGGCGAACGGCGAATTTATGAAGCATGCGATTACCCGTTTTGACCACTGTCAGGAGGGAATGCTGAGACTCTCGATTGTGGCTGCTGCGATGTATGACTATGGTCATCAACTGGAGCGGTTGAGCAGACTGGCGGAACATATTCATCCTGTCGAAGAGAGCAAATAGCGAATGTATGAAAAAGCAAAAAGCGGCCGTATTCATCTTATAGATGGACGGCCGCTTTTTAAGTATATAAAGGCATAAAAAAAGCCCGCTGGTTGCGAACAGGGGGTAAAATTGCTACAATAGAGGATGCTATGTTTATGATAAAACCGTGATTTTTAAGTCATTATCACACTTCTTATCATATTATAGCATGTTTCAAAGTTTAAGTCAATTTCCTCGGATCAGAGGGATGCCAGGGGTATACCCAGGTCCATAATAGAGCATAGTTTAGCCCTGCGGTGGAGCAGGAGGAAACGGAACAGGAGTGATGCCAGTGGCTACTGAGCAGCAATGGAACGAGGAACAACGGAGAGTAGAGGACGTGACTGCTGTCATTAGCGGGCGAATTCGGAAGCTGGAGACGGAGGTTGGCTCTGTACGCGGAGATGTCGTAGATATGCGTAAAGACTTTTGGGATGAGGTAACGATCAACTTTAGTGAAGCGGATGATGTGGGAGAGACATCCACCAGTTTACGTCAGCAATCTGAAATTCTGTCGGAACGGGAGCGCAGGCACAAGCATTCTACAGAGGCGCTAGGTCGTTTGAAAAAGCTGTTGGAATCACCGTATTTTGCACGTATTGATTTTGCTGAGGAAGGGCAGCCCGCAGAGCGTGTTTATCTGGGGATTGCTTCCCTGCTGGATAATCAGGACAAGGAATTTCTGGTCTACGACTGGCGTGCGCCTATTTCCAATCTCTATTACGATAATATGCCGGGTCCTGCTTCCTATAAGACTCCGGCAGGGGAAATGGAAGGAGAACTGACGCTCAAGCGCCAATTCTCGATTCGAGATGGACAGATTCGTTTTATGTTCGATACAGGGGTAACGATTGGAGACGAGCTGCTACAGGCGGTGCTGAGTCGCAGCTCGGATGCTCAGATGAAAAGTATCGTGGCAACTATCCAAAGGGAGCAGAATCGCATCATTCGTGATGATCGAAGCCGGATGCTTATCGTACAGGGGGCGGCGGGTAGCGGTAAAACCTCTGCTGCGCTTCAGAGAGTAGCGTATTTGCTGTATAAGTACCGTGACCGCTTACGCGCGGATCAGGTAGTGCTATTTTCGCCCAATCCGATGTTTAACAGCTATGTTTCAACGGTACTGCCTGAATTGGGTGAGGAAAATATGCTCCAGGCGACTCTTCAGGAGTATTTGGAGCGTCGGTTGGGCCGGGAGTTTCAACTGGAAGACCCTTTTGAGCAGCTGGAATATGTATTGTCGGCATCTTCACAGACGGGGTATGAGGCCAGAATGGAAGGCATCCGCTTTAAGTCGTCCAAGACGTTTTTGCAAGCAATTACCGGATACAAGGCGTATTTGGAACAGGAGGGTATGCGTTTTAAACCGATCCGGTTTCAAGGGCGCGAGGTGGTTCCAGTGGAGGAAATGGTGCGTAGGTTTTATGGGTTTGACTCTTCGGTGCGGCTGGCCAATCGACTGGAACTGCTTCGGGATTGGATGCTCAAGGAGCTGGCCCGTTTCGGTAAAGAGGAATGCTCCGCTCCATGGGTAGATCAGCAGATGGACCTGATGGAGCCTGAGGATTACCAGCGTGCTTATAATCGTATGCGGCGTAAATCCAAGAATAAGGGCCATACCTTTGACGATTTTACACGTGAACGGGAAATATTGGCGCGAATGGTGGTCAGTGACCGCTTGAAGCCTTTGCGTAAATGGATCAAAGCGCTTCGCTTTGTGGACACGACCCGCTTATATGGCGAGTTGTTCCTGAATGAGACGCTGCTGAGCCAGCTGGCCAATCACGCCGAGCTGCCCGATAGCTGGAGTGAAATCAGCCGTCAAACGCTGGATCGGATGCAGGCCGGGGAACTGGCTTATGAGGACGTGACACCCTTTTTGTATCTGCGTGAGCTGATGTTGGGCTTTCGTTCCAATAGCAATATCCGTCATGTGTTTATTGATGAAGCACAGGACTATTCACCCTTTCAGTTGGCTTTTTTCAAACGTTTGTTTCCACAGGCTAAAATGACCGCGCTGGGTGATTTTAATCAGGCGATCTATGCGCATGCTTCTGTGCTTCAGGATGCGGAGCCTCTCTATGAGCTGTATGGAGCGGAACAGACCGAGATGATTTCCCTGACACGCAGCTACCGCTCGACACAGGAAATTGTGGAGTTTACCCGGGGAATGGTGGCTGGAGGCGAGCATATTGTACCGTTTAACCGCAAGGGGGAGAAGCCTCGTGTTACGGAGGTACGTTCGCGTGAAACGCTGCATCGTCTGATCGTCGGAAACATCACGGAATTGCTGGCAGAAGGTTATGAATCCGTGGCAGTGATCTGCAAAAATGCCGGAGAAAGTGCGGCAGCCTATGAAGCGCTCGAAGGAGAGTTGCCTGTGAAGCCAAGGCTGATCAAGAAGACAACCCCGGCTTTTGAAAAGGGAGTCCATATCATTCCGGCTTACCTGGCAAAAGGCGTGGAATTTGATGCGGTCCTGATCTATGACGGCTCAGCGGAGCAATATCAGCGTGAAAGTGAGCGCAAGCTGTTCTACACCGCATGTACGCGGGCTATGCATTTGCTACACATCTATACAAGAGGCGAAATTACACCGTTCGTGAGTTCGCAGGAATCGGATACGTATGCCCGTAAAGTGGAAGAAAGTGATCCTGTTCTGTAAGACTGGCATAATTGTACGTATTCCAGTAACATAAGCAAATAAGTAAAACAGGCAAGAAGCATAAACGGAGGTAACAAAACGTAATGGACATGAAGAGTGTATTTCAACGCCCGCCGCTGGCGGACTGTGTACCCGAGCTGGTAGCTACAGCCAGAGGGGAGCGCAAGGCATCGCTGGTTATCCGCGGAGGAACGCTGGTCAATGTGGTATCGGGCGAATTATTACCGGGAATGTCTATTGCTGTGCAGGGCTCCCGTATCGCATACGTCGGGCGGGACGTTAGCCATACCATTGGAGAAGATACCGTGATCATTGAAGCGGAAGGCCGCTATATGGCACCGGGATTACTGGATGGACATTGTCACATTGAAAGCACGCAGCTTACGGTGACCGAGTTTGCAAAAGCTGTGCTGCCGCTGGGCGTGACTGGTGGATTTTTTGACCCGCATGAAATTTCCAATGTGCTCGGTCTGAAAGGACTTCGCCTGATGCTTGATGAAGCACGCACGACACCGCTGGCTGCTTACATGCAGGTGGCTTCTTGTGTTCCGTCCACAGGGCCGGAACTGGAAACGACAGGGGCCTCCTTCGGCCCGGCGGAAGTCGCGGAAGCCTTAAGCTGGGGCCCGGATATGATCGGGCTGGGCGAAGTTATGAATTTCCCGGGCGTCGTCTATGGAGACGATGTGATGATCGGGGAAATTCAGGCCACGCTGCGCGCGGGCAAGGTGGCGGACGGCCATTTTACATGGGCCTCCGACGATTGGCGGCTGCCGGTATATGCAGCCGCAGGGATTACGGGCGACCACGAGTGTGTCACGCCCGAGGATGTAGCCGAGCGTATCCGGCTCGGCATGTATGCCAAAATGCGGCAGGGCTCCGCATGGCATGATGTGGCCGAGACCATCCGCGCCAGCACGGAAATGGGCCTCGATACCCGTCGCATGATGCTGGTGACGGATGACCGCAGCGCGGAATCCTTGCTCCATGAGGGTCAGATGGACTTCGTCGTGCGTCATGCCATTGCGCAGGGCGTCAAGCCCGTGACCGCGTTTCAGATGGCTACGCTGAATACGGCAGAGCGCTTTGGCGTAGCGCGGGATATCGGCTCTATTATTCCGGGGGCGATTGCCGATATTATTTTGCTTGATGGCCGACTGGCCGAAGTGAACGTGACCGCTACGATTGCGGCGGGTCAATTGGTGGCCGAGCATGGCCAAATGGTCGCCGATTGGGATGGCTTCGCTTATCCGGCGGAAGTGATGGACACGGTCCGTCTGGGACGAGACCTGAGTGCTGCGGATTTCCGCATTGCAGCTCCAGTACAGGAGGGGAACGTACCTGTACGAGTGATTCGTGTCACAGAAAATCATGTGGACACGAAGGAAGTGCGGATGACCGTTCCGGTCCGCAATGGTGAGGTCGCGGCAGATCCCGCGCAGGATCTGTGCAAAATAGCCGTCTTCGAGCGGCATCATGCCAGTGGCAGCCACGCGGTGGCACTCGTGACGGGCGTCGGTTTCACCGAGCCTGCTGCAATTGCCATGACTGTGGCGCATGACAGCCACAACCTGCTCGTCATTGGCAACGATGACGAGTTGATGACCCAGGCGGCGAAGCAGGCCGTGGCTATGCGCGGCGGCGTTGTGGTTGTGTCCGCCTCGGGCGAAACACGCTTCCCACTGCCTATCGCCGGGCTGATGTCTCCTGCGCCGTTTGCAGAGGTGGCTGCGCAGTCCGAGAGCATCAGCCGGGCACTTCAGCAATCCGGCTGTGTGCTGAATAACGCGCTGATGACATTGTCGCTGCTGGCGCTGGTCGTCATCCCTGAAATCCGTCTGTCGGATCAGGGTCTTGTTGTGATCGGAGCAGACGGTATCCGCAAGGTTTCGCTCTTCGTGGAAGAGGATATTGCGGAAGCCTGACAGGCTACTTAGCCCATACGTGTGTATTTATGATATGTGCGCTTTTTGAAAGGGGTTGTCCTATAAGGTCTGTAAAGACTGGAGGGATAGCCCCTGTTTTCTGTATTTAAAAATCAAAAAGGTTTCCTTCTATTTAAGAATTCCGGGGAGCAATGAGTATATGTATCCGTATTACCGTATTTGTAGAACGAACCCATGTAAAGCATGTACATCAGGGAACGTATCTGATCGAAACGGGTGAACCTGTGAATCATGCCTATTTTTGCTCAGAGGGATTATTCCGTTTATTCTACACTTTAGCAGATGGCTGAGAATATATATCTGTGACAAAGGGGGCTGCTGCAAGCATCTGCTCTGCTTCGTGCTGCTTGCGATATTGCGAAGGGGGCATGCCGTTCCATTTTTTAAAGGTTGCGATAAAATAGCTCAGATTATCAAAGCCAACCTCCAGCGCAATATCGACCACCTTGCGGTCACTTTGCTCCAGCAGTCTGCAAGCCTTCTGAACCCGGTGGTAATTGATGTATTCGACCGGGCTTTTTTGCACCATCTGCTTGAAGAAACGGCAAAAGTGTCCCTCGCTCATACGGATCTCATCCGCGATATCTCGCAAACGAATGGGCTCATGAGCATGACTGTTGATGTACGCCAGCGCTTTTTTGATCCGTTCGACTTTGCTGCGTTGACCTGCCATAATCACGTCCTCTCCGTTAGCCGGGGTCATATGAGGATACATGCTGGCGATGATGCCATAGAGCTGTGCCTTGGTCGCCAGCTCACGGGCTGGCGCATTCTGCTCATGGCTGGTGATGATGAGGCGCAGCGCGGTCAGCACCTCCTGTTCCCAAGGCAGGACCCCGCGAATGTGAGGGGGAACGACGAGCTTTTTGCTGATAAAAGGGTCGATAAACT
Proteins encoded:
- a CDS encoding glycosyltransferase family 4 protein encodes the protein MLRVALFTDTYAPDVNGAALTLERWIGYLEKHGVSTLVFAPEADHRLPSGPGVERFRSIPFLLYRECRLAIPNAKQINDRLSAFSPHLIHVATPFNLGLYGTSYAAKHHIPLVASYHTHFDKYLEYYKLRWLEPALWKYMLWFHRHCERVYVPSRSTMELLHSKGMSQLEIWGRGIDTHRFQPKVDRHAVWRKWGVRADAFVILYVGRLAPEKGIDTLLDAYLQLPDDVRAESVLVIAGDGPLYKVKTAADMGMPEHAVQWLGFVKGQELAELYAAADVFLFPSTTETFGNVVLEAMASGTPVVGADEGGVKDNLIHGKTGLLCPAGDAASFAEAVHLLYKDRPLRDSMSIAGRAYSMEQTWDRIFERLLDSYMDAATLHLDSRPMTHI
- a CDS encoding MFS transporter, producing MPWISKMLDEPRKWPRNIRLFFIANLLYQMGTGMFSVLYNLYIQGLGFGDDMNGRVVSMQALATALLFIPVGFLGDRRSRKHMLVIGALFSGVAFLIRTFTDTSGSMLVFAVVSGVFAAFIQVLAVPFLAESISKAQRLKIFSYYSALVLAAQVMGSFGGGVLADGLQTWGITQLSSLRVALFLGGTATLMAFIPLLFMTEASHVEEEASLAKPTPETVTAEATTALPVPPAPAASSDTRVIGQFVLAQFFLGLGSGLVIPYLNLYFTNRFSVSLSAMSLLIALGQLMTILSMLIGPTLGSRIGLVKAVVGFQLLSLPFLLITGFTNVLWIASISFLFRQALMNAANPLQTAILVERVSDKNRGIANSVLQTTWMLGTAGMGPVQAYLVTTYGNYWGYAITFSMTGVFYILSSLVYYWMFRENRPSVGQLLQNPASP
- a CDS encoding FUSC family protein: MALAFGARVLKTGIAVTLALFLSTLLNTHSPVGAAIAAIFAMQPSIYRSWRYFLDQLQTSTLGAIMALVGGMVFSNEPIAVGLVCVLVLMICLKINMADTVGLTLVTVVSVMEASGDWKFAVTRFVLTLIGIVSAFVINVTVFPPKPKRQFINQIQSVFNSMSLLLRTAISDEIKESVFKEEKGNLEGAIKSLSDKYHLFEEEQKKLKRSRFSQTRQMVVYKQMLGSLHKGYEVLDAVERHYFQSVRPKGTDAFFDGHLELLIRFHEHALLKFEDKLKPNEDESEMFQQANGEFMKHAITRFDHCQEGMLRLSIVAAAMYDYGHQLERLSRLAEHIHPVEESK
- the helD gene encoding RNA polymerase recycling motor HelD, which codes for MPVATEQQWNEEQRRVEDVTAVISGRIRKLETEVGSVRGDVVDMRKDFWDEVTINFSEADDVGETSTSLRQQSEILSERERRHKHSTEALGRLKKLLESPYFARIDFAEEGQPAERVYLGIASLLDNQDKEFLVYDWRAPISNLYYDNMPGPASYKTPAGEMEGELTLKRQFSIRDGQIRFMFDTGVTIGDELLQAVLSRSSDAQMKSIVATIQREQNRIIRDDRSRMLIVQGAAGSGKTSAALQRVAYLLYKYRDRLRADQVVLFSPNPMFNSYVSTVLPELGEENMLQATLQEYLERRLGREFQLEDPFEQLEYVLSASSQTGYEARMEGIRFKSSKTFLQAITGYKAYLEQEGMRFKPIRFQGREVVPVEEMVRRFYGFDSSVRLANRLELLRDWMLKELARFGKEECSAPWVDQQMDLMEPEDYQRAYNRMRRKSKNKGHTFDDFTREREILARMVVSDRLKPLRKWIKALRFVDTTRLYGELFLNETLLSQLANHAELPDSWSEISRQTLDRMQAGELAYEDVTPFLYLRELMLGFRSNSNIRHVFIDEAQDYSPFQLAFFKRLFPQAKMTALGDFNQAIYAHASVLQDAEPLYELYGAEQTEMISLTRSYRSTQEIVEFTRGMVAGGEHIVPFNRKGEKPRVTEVRSRETLHRLIVGNITELLAEGYESVAVICKNAGESAAAYEALEGELPVKPRLIKKTTPAFEKGVHIIPAYLAKGVEFDAVLIYDGSAEQYQRESERKLFYTACTRAMHLLHIYTRGEITPFVSSQESDTYARKVEESDPVL
- a CDS encoding adenine deaminase; this translates as MDMKSVFQRPPLADCVPELVATARGERKASLVIRGGTLVNVVSGELLPGMSIAVQGSRIAYVGRDVSHTIGEDTVIIEAEGRYMAPGLLDGHCHIESTQLTVTEFAKAVLPLGVTGGFFDPHEISNVLGLKGLRLMLDEARTTPLAAYMQVASCVPSTGPELETTGASFGPAEVAEALSWGPDMIGLGEVMNFPGVVYGDDVMIGEIQATLRAGKVADGHFTWASDDWRLPVYAAAGITGDHECVTPEDVAERIRLGMYAKMRQGSAWHDVAETIRASTEMGLDTRRMMLVTDDRSAESLLHEGQMDFVVRHAIAQGVKPVTAFQMATLNTAERFGVARDIGSIIPGAIADIILLDGRLAEVNVTATIAAGQLVAEHGQMVADWDGFAYPAEVMDTVRLGRDLSAADFRIAAPVQEGNVPVRVIRVTENHVDTKEVRMTVPVRNGEVAADPAQDLCKIAVFERHHASGSHAVALVTGVGFTEPAAIAMTVAHDSHNLLVIGNDDELMTQAAKQAVAMRGGVVVVSASGETRFPLPIAGLMSPAPFAEVAAQSESISRALQQSGCVLNNALMTLSLLALVVIPEIRLSDQGLVVIGADGIRKVSLFVEEDIAEA
- a CDS encoding helix-turn-helix transcriptional regulator, whose amino-acid sequence is MNREMLRENRIHGNPMYPVSVYPSVEQLNGNSVLESHWHEEMEFIVVEQGSAVFQTDMEYTEVSEGEALFVNSGELHAGYLKKAPSCVFSAVVFHPDLLHSRTQDTVQEQFIDPFISKKLVVPPHIRGVLPWEQEVLTALRLIITSHEQNAPARELATKAQLYGIIASMYPHMTPANGEDVIMAGQRSKVERIKKALAYINSHAHEPIRLRDIADEIRMSEGHFCRFFKQMVQKSPVEYINYHRVQKACRLLEQSDRKVVDIALEVGFDNLSYFIATFKKWNGMPPSQYRKQHEAEQMLAAAPFVTDIYSQPSAKV